Proteins encoded by one window of Mesorhizobium sp. INR15:
- the yidD gene encoding membrane protein insertion efficiency factor YidD — protein MRDDHRHAHGAGPTQRGRNWPGPWRKTPGRILGTSLVRLYQLTLSGFVGNSCRHLPTCSEYAHEAVARHGLWAGGWMGLFRVLRCGPFGTHGIDRVPVALADRYLWFTPWRYWRIGKKPADPEN, from the coding sequence GTGCGCGACGATCATCGACACGCGCATGGGGCCGGGCCAACACAGCGTGGCCGCAACTGGCCGGGCCCGTGGCGCAAAACGCCGGGCCGCATTCTCGGCACGTCGCTGGTGCGGCTCTATCAACTGACGCTATCAGGCTTCGTTGGCAATTCCTGCCGGCATCTACCGACTTGCTCGGAATACGCCCACGAGGCAGTCGCCCGCCACGGCCTGTGGGCCGGCGGCTGGATGGGGCTTTTCCGCGTGCTGCGCTGCGGGCCATTCGGCACGCATGGCATCGACCGTGTGCCGGTGGCGCTGGCGGATCGTTATCTCTGGTTCACGCCCTGGCGCTACTGGCGGATCGGCAAAAAGCCTGCCGATCCGGAGAACTGA